The genomic DNA CAATATTTCTCGTCAGGAGCTGAATGGGATCGATGACCAGATGGACCCCCATCTTGTTCAACATCGACATCATTGCTTGAATCGTAAACTGTCCACCGATCACACGATCACCCGTACTGTCCAACCCGACCACCAAACCATAACCGAGCAACTGGTTTTCACGAACCCCTTCAATCGCACCGATGTCCTTGATCCTCACCGCTTCGGCCTTCACAGGCCAGAGGGAGCCAGCAGTCAAGAAGGACAGCAATACCAACCACCGTAATACCATACTGCTATTGTCCTCCTTTGAGTTAGGAACGCTTCGTGAATGCAGCTTGGGGCTTTGGGCCAAAAATGACACGTGACAACCACCCTTGCGCTTGCACCACTTCTTTGCAAACGGCTCGTTTCTGTTCATCCGATAGTTGCACGCGAGCTTGTCTGAGTGGAAGCGGGGGCATGGAGTCTGCCCTCCGGACGACGCCGCTTCTGACCATGAGTTGCAGCGATTGCACGTTCACCACTCGCCGTTTGGAAAGCGTTTTTCTGAGGACTGTGCGTTTCATCGGAGTCGGCATAGCGACACTTACTCCTTAGAACGGATAGATCCAATCGAGGATTCGAATAAACCAGCCGGGACGCTGAACATCATCCAGCACACCTAGGCCTGAGTATTCGATTTTGGCATCCGCAATGGCACTCGACGCCACGGTATTCTTGGTATCCACGTCCACACGACGGACGATACCGGCAATGGTCATCAGCTGTTTCTCACTGTTGACGGTGACTTCGCGTCGCCCCTCGATCCGAAGATCCCCGTTGGAAAGCACCTCCGTCACAATCGCAGAGATAGTCCCTGTCAATGTGCCTTCACGATTAGTGGAACCTTTCCCGTCGAACTTGTTATTGGCGCTCGCATTGATTCCGAACCCACGTTTTGTCTCATCACTGAATCGAATGCCAGGCAATCCGATATACCCGGCGCCGCTGCCGATCATACTATTCTTAATTGTCGAATCACGTTGAACCGCCGTATCCGCC from Nitrospira sp. includes the following:
- a CDS encoding flagellar basal body L-ring protein FlgH — translated: MASPTMSGHRIQSDLALAKLAIVAAVFFHGCSSPPSPSSKVTVPSLPPPKTLGSLWQEENGRAYLYEDMRAMRIGDILTVKVSEVHKGSKSADTAVQRDSTIKNSMIGSGAGYIGLPGIRFSDETKRGFGINASANNKFDGKGSTNREGTLTGTISAIVTEVLSNGDLRIEGRREVTVNSEKQLMTIAGIVRRVDVDTKNTVASSAIADAKIEYSGLGVLDDVQRPGWFIRILDWIYPF